In Thermococcus camini, a genomic segment contains:
- a CDS encoding type II toxin-antitoxin system VapC family toxin: protein MDGLSAFVDTNVIIEHLTGNLDILEVRERFDVLYSNSIVFSKSLMVYLRALTGERPYTLKHKPELVRTHQTELKDFLKFFEIFTELEINRSVETLAVEYMAKYGLLPNDALILATCKFYGVKYLISLDSDFAEACSGEGIVLLSSLEEISKITEEREET from the coding sequence ATGGACGGTTTGAGTGCCTTTGTGGACACAAACGTGATTATAGAACACTTAACGGGCAACCTCGACATTTTAGAGGTAAGGGAGAGGTTTGATGTTCTGTACTCAAATAGCATTGTCTTCAGCAAATCACTCATGGTGTACCTCAGAGCCTTGACAGGGGAAAGGCCGTATACCCTCAAGCACAAACCTGAACTCGTTAGGACTCATCAAACTGAACTCAAGGACTTTTTAAAATTCTTTGAAATTTTCACAGAGCTTGAGATAAACCGAAGCGTCGAGACGCTCGCCGTCGAATATATGGCGAAATACGGCCTACTACCAAACGATGCCCTTATTCTAGCAACTTGCAAGTTTTATGGAGTTAAGTATCTTATTTCCCTTGACAGCGATTTTGCAGAAGCGTGCAGTGGAGAGGGAATAGTTCTACTAAGCTCACTTGAAGAGATCTCAAAAATCACCGAAGAGAGGGAAGAAACTTAA
- a CDS encoding cation diffusion facilitator family transporter — MKEIYRPIWVSIVGNVLLAVLKLIIGFLYSSIALISDGVHSLSDVITSIIGYVGLKVSSKPPDRDHPFGHSRFEPLVAFLIGEALLIVAYEIGRDAVYRIIEGGTIEINSIMLGVTVLSILSKEAMFRYSVHVGRKLNSQILVADAYHHRSDALSSVAVLVGLGAQKLGFRYGDSLAGLMVAAFLVKVSIGIILENVRYLTGQAPPFEVCERIKELALGVPNVLGVHDLRAHYVGSKLHVELHIEVPPELSLKEAHDVSEEVKRVIESLPEVEVAFVHVDIKGVTE; from the coding sequence ATGAAGGAGATATACAGGCCCATCTGGGTGAGTATAGTCGGCAACGTCCTCCTTGCAGTCCTCAAGCTCATAATCGGCTTCCTCTACTCCAGCATAGCTCTAATATCCGACGGTGTCCATTCATTAAGCGACGTTATCACGAGCATCATAGGCTATGTGGGGTTGAAGGTCTCATCAAAACCGCCTGATAGGGATCATCCCTTTGGGCATTCCCGCTTTGAACCTCTGGTCGCTTTCCTGATCGGTGAGGCGCTCCTCATAGTCGCCTACGAGATAGGTAGGGATGCCGTTTACAGAATCATTGAAGGTGGAACAATAGAGATCAACTCCATAATGCTCGGTGTCACGGTTCTGTCCATTCTCTCCAAGGAGGCCATGTTCCGCTATTCAGTCCACGTTGGCAGGAAGCTCAACAGTCAGATACTCGTAGCTGACGCTTACCACCACAGGAGCGACGCGCTGAGCAGCGTTGCGGTTCTCGTTGGTCTCGGAGCCCAAAAACTCGGCTTCCGGTACGGTGATTCCCTTGCCGGCCTGATGGTAGCCGCGTTTCTTGTAAAGGTCTCGATAGGGATAATCCTTGAGAACGTCCGCTATCTGACGGGACAGGCCCCGCCCTTTGAGGTCTGTGAGAGAATAAAGGAGCTTGCCCTGGGCGTCCCGAACGTTCTCGGCGTCCACGATTTGAGGGCCCACTACGTCGGCAGCAAACTGCATGTCGAGCTCCACATAGAGGTCCCCCCAGAGCTGAGCCTCAAAGAGGCCCACGACGTCAGCGAGGAGGTGAAGAGGGTTATAGAGAGCCTCCCCGAGGTTGAGGTCGCCTTCGTTCACGTGGACATAAAGGGGGTTACGGAGTAG
- the mfnA gene encoding tyrosine decarboxylase MfnA, whose product MFPKKGASEEEVLAELEEKTSEDLTFDSGRILGSMCTHPHPFAAEVVRRYIDRNLGDPGLHVGSQRVEREAIAMLSSLLGLEKGYGNIVSGGTEANILAVRAFRNLADVERPELILPRSAHFSFIKAGEMLGVKLVWADLREDHSVDVRDVEEKITSNTIGIVGIAGTTGLGVVDDIPALSDLALEYGIPLHVDAAFGGFVIPFAKALGYDIPDFDFRLRGVKSITIDPHKMGMVPIPAGGIIFREKRFLEAISVPAPYLAGGKVWQATITGTRPGAQALAVWAMIKHLGFEGYTEIVKRAMELSRWFAGELKRIPGVHLIREPVLNIVSFGAKNLEKVEEELKKRGWGVSAHRGYIRIVMMPHVRREHLEAFLKDLREAVGAR is encoded by the coding sequence ATGTTCCCGAAGAAAGGAGCGAGCGAAGAGGAAGTTCTGGCGGAGCTGGAGGAGAAGACGTCGGAGGACCTGACCTTTGATTCAGGCAGGATCCTCGGCTCAATGTGCACCCATCCACATCCATTCGCCGCGGAGGTGGTGCGGCGTTACATAGACAGAAATCTGGGCGACCCCGGGCTGCACGTTGGAAGCCAGAGGGTGGAGAGAGAGGCAATAGCAATGCTGTCCAGCCTTCTTGGCCTCGAAAAGGGCTACGGGAACATAGTCTCAGGGGGGACGGAGGCCAACATTCTCGCCGTGAGGGCGTTCCGCAACCTGGCGGATGTGGAAAGGCCGGAGCTCATACTCCCCAGGAGCGCCCACTTCTCCTTCATCAAGGCCGGCGAGATGCTCGGGGTTAAACTCGTCTGGGCAGACCTGCGGGAGGACCACTCCGTCGACGTAAGGGATGTTGAGGAAAAGATAACCTCCAACACGATAGGCATCGTTGGAATCGCCGGAACCACCGGCCTGGGAGTTGTGGACGACATCCCGGCCCTGAGCGATCTGGCCCTGGAGTATGGCATTCCCCTCCACGTGGATGCCGCCTTTGGAGGTTTTGTCATTCCCTTCGCCAAGGCTCTGGGCTACGATATCCCCGACTTCGATTTCAGGCTGAGGGGCGTCAAGAGCATAACCATAGACCCCCACAAGATGGGGATGGTTCCCATCCCTGCGGGAGGGATAATATTCCGCGAGAAGCGGTTCCTGGAGGCGATAAGCGTTCCCGCGCCGTACCTCGCTGGCGGCAAGGTCTGGCAGGCAACGATAACGGGTACGAGACCCGGAGCACAGGCGCTGGCAGTGTGGGCGATGATAAAGCACCTCGGATTCGAGGGCTACACCGAGATCGTCAAGCGGGCCATGGAGCTGAGCAGGTGGTTCGCGGGCGAGCTCAAGAGGATCCCGGGAGTTCACCTCATCCGTGAGCCGGTTCTCAACATAGTGTCCTTCGGGGCAAAGAATCTGGAAAAGGTCGAGGAGGAGCTTAAGAAGCGCGGCTGGGGTGTCAGCGCCCACCGGGGATACATCAGGATCGTCATGATGCCCCACGTCAGGAGGGAGCATCTAGAGGCGTTTTTGAAGGATTTAAGGGAGGCAGTCGGGGCACGATAA
- a CDS encoding cation:proton antiporter: protein MDFLAALAILLVTAKSIEWLFERVEVHPIIAHVLTGILLGPFVLGVIEPTDDLRVLAEFGLIMMMLYMGLTSNFSAIAQNTKKAVVVAALGVAFSFLLGFLTVEAFGKGTTAAIFIGVTLGNTAIEVTSGVLVKERVKREVSSILMGAAFADDIMAVYLIGIITALAGGGLDAASFGILTVKIFAFIAATLLVSEYIFKRARWFYSIVRNLNVFFTFTLILTFTLAIIAQWAGLNQIIGAYLAGLTISRLRERKDPLVVTRIKLNELINDLQVVLTEFFIPLFFIYVGLMFNPPLADISLALIAALYLAAVMGKLIGCGLGARLFGLNWRDSITIGIGMGGRGSLELAILTFGLSAGLIDQVLFASVIAVSMLTALTTPVFFKGYLKRAKA, encoded by the coding sequence GTGGACTTCCTGGCGGCGCTCGCGATTCTTCTCGTCACCGCAAAGAGCATAGAGTGGCTCTTTGAGAGAGTGGAGGTACACCCCATAATAGCCCACGTCCTCACTGGAATACTCCTGGGGCCCTTCGTCCTCGGAGTTATCGAACCGACGGATGACCTGAGGGTCCTCGCCGAGTTCGGGCTGATAATGATGATGCTCTACATGGGACTCACCAGCAACTTCTCCGCCATAGCCCAGAACACCAAGAAGGCGGTGGTCGTTGCGGCCCTTGGCGTCGCCTTTTCCTTCCTGCTGGGATTCCTCACGGTGGAGGCCTTCGGCAAGGGAACCACGGCAGCGATATTCATAGGCGTCACCCTCGGAAACACCGCAATAGAGGTAACCAGCGGCGTCCTCGTGAAGGAACGTGTTAAGCGGGAGGTCTCATCGATACTCATGGGGGCAGCATTTGCCGACGACATAATGGCGGTTTACCTCATAGGTATAATCACTGCTCTGGCGGGAGGGGGGCTCGACGCGGCTTCCTTTGGAATACTGACGGTCAAGATATTCGCATTCATAGCCGCAACGCTTCTGGTATCGGAGTACATATTCAAGAGGGCCAGATGGTTCTACTCCATCGTCAGGAACCTCAACGTATTCTTCACCTTCACGCTCATCCTGACCTTCACCCTGGCCATAATAGCCCAGTGGGCAGGCCTCAACCAGATAATAGGCGCCTACCTCGCGGGTCTCACCATAAGCCGCCTCCGCGAGAGGAAGGACCCGCTCGTTGTGACGAGGATAAAGCTCAACGAACTCATAAACGACCTCCAGGTCGTTCTCACCGAGTTCTTCATACCCCTGTTCTTCATCTACGTTGGACTGATGTTCAACCCGCCCCTTGCCGACATAAGCCTGGCCCTCATAGCGGCGCTCTACCTCGCGGCGGTGATGGGCAAGCTCATCGGCTGCGGTCTCGGTGCGAGGCTCTTTGGTCTGAACTGGAGAGACTCGATAACGATAGGTATCGGAATGGGCGGCAGGGGAAGTCTCGAGCTGGCCATACTCACGTTCGGCCTCTCCGCGGGCCTCATAGACCAGGTTCTCTTCGCGAGCGTCATAGCGGTCTCCATGCTCACCGCACTGACAACACCGGTGTTCTTCAAGGGCTACCTGAAGAGGGCAAAGGCTTAA
- a CDS encoding TIGR00304 family membrane protein — protein sequence MDGKTLILSGMALIFLGFLLVFIGTLVSALGGEADVEGGGVIMIGPVPIIFGTGRGAAGTAAVLAIILMALWLLAALLTRGE from the coding sequence ATGGACGGGAAAACGCTGATACTGAGCGGGATGGCGCTTATATTCCTCGGCTTCCTGTTAGTTTTCATTGGAACCCTCGTTTCTGCCCTCGGCGGAGAGGCAGACGTTGAGGGGGGCGGGGTGATAATGATAGGGCCGGTTCCGATAATATTCGGAACAGGCAGGGGGGCCGCTGGAACCGCGGCCGTACTGGCGATAATACTCATGGCGCTCTGGCTGCTTGCGGCCCTGCTGACGAGGGGGGAGTGA
- a CDS encoding HAD family hydrolase: MLVLVDLDDTLCNTWEAGRYSVLRLIPYLLRRRKFRAFFYILTARYRELEQSRELHTLDFDKLIERVMSKVYAKISPDELDEITELVDRVFFSNLKLYPDAVPFLRSLKAMGARLVLITDSSTKWQRKKLEYLGIKEYFDALIISGETGHSKLESHNFRLARRLFPDDEVYMVGDRDDTDMRGGKEIGATTILVQRGYFSRRLARHADYVVKDLLEALEVIKREHEKRAEA; the protein is encoded by the coding sequence ATGCTTGTGCTCGTTGACCTCGACGACACGCTCTGCAACACCTGGGAGGCCGGCAGGTACAGCGTTCTCCGCCTGATACCCTATCTGCTCAGACGGAGGAAGTTTAGGGCGTTCTTCTACATTCTCACGGCCCGCTACAGGGAGCTGGAGCAGTCGAGGGAACTCCACACCCTCGACTTCGATAAGCTCATTGAGAGGGTGATGAGCAAGGTCTACGCCAAAATCAGCCCGGACGAGCTGGATGAGATAACAGAGCTGGTTGATAGGGTGTTCTTCTCCAATCTGAAGCTTTACCCGGACGCCGTTCCCTTCCTGAGGAGTCTCAAAGCTATGGGTGCGAGGCTCGTTCTCATTACGGACTCATCGACCAAGTGGCAGAGGAAGAAGCTGGAGTACCTCGGGATAAAGGAATATTTCGACGCCCTCATAATAAGCGGTGAAACCGGCCACAGCAAGCTCGAATCTCACAATTTCAGGCTTGCCCGCAGGCTCTTCCCAGATGATGAAGTTTACATGGTCGGGGACAGGGATGACACCGACATGCGCGGGGGGAAGGAGATTGGGGCGACGACGATACTGGTTCAGAGGGGTTATTTCAGTAGGAGGCTCGCCAGGCACGCCGACTACGTGGTTAAAGACCTCCTAGAGGCCCTGGAGGTGATAAAGCGTGAGCATGAAAAGCGAGCTGAAGCGTAA
- a CDS encoding diacylglycerol/polyprenol kinase family protein: MSMKSELKRKSLHMTGLLVPLSYHLFGRELTLTLIGISFFLFVVLEPFRIIEELRDNIKRRLRIYVDEDVIGRVEVLEKHIDEITRSHERYRVAAHIYFAAASFIVVYFFPMEVAVGAITVATVGDALAAIVGKSLGRHRFSNGKSLEGSLAYFLAGVAVLWPLVGLPLALVGSIAGTVAEFYNLPPDDNFSNQLAVALAVYLAGLLI; this comes from the coding sequence GTGAGCATGAAAAGCGAGCTGAAGCGTAAATCCCTCCACATGACCGGCCTTCTCGTTCCGCTCTCCTACCACCTGTTCGGCAGGGAGCTTACCCTCACTCTCATAGGCATCTCGTTTTTCCTCTTCGTCGTCCTTGAGCCCTTCAGGATAATAGAGGAGCTCAGGGACAACATAAAGAGGAGGCTTAGGATATACGTCGATGAGGACGTCATCGGAAGGGTTGAGGTTCTGGAAAAGCACATAGACGAGATAACCCGCTCTCACGAGCGCTACCGTGTCGCGGCTCACATCTACTTTGCAGCTGCCTCGTTCATAGTGGTGTACTTCTTCCCGATGGAGGTGGCGGTGGGTGCCATAACGGTCGCGACCGTCGGAGATGCCCTGGCGGCCATAGTGGGCAAGTCCCTCGGGAGACACCGCTTCTCCAACGGCAAGAGCCTCGAGGGCAGTCTGGCCTACTTCCTAGCCGGGGTTGCCGTACTCTGGCCCCTCGTTGGCCTCCCCCTGGCCCTGGTGGGCTCTATAGCTGGAACCGTCGCCGAGTTCTACAACCTACCGCCCGACGACAACTTCTCCAACCAGCTGGCGGTGGCCTTAGCCGTTTACCTGGCTGGGTTACTCATCTGA
- a CDS encoding CARDB domain-containing protein, producing MLTFVLLLGLVPTFSGLVSAMYGTKIIDGSLSDWTSADLIAAGKDNGQAGANLDRLYVSWDDQYLYIAIKTNNTGSWDVAYGIGIDIDPGTGNGYVSGGDSWGRSVEFSNGFAPDYEIYFWWGWDSGMGTDNFNTYTGSGWNYNSISGVGGSFAYTGDTSTGLQTVEIKIPWSALGGKPEKVAVMAWVTGSGGSAVDSLPVDPAIDYTDIGNEWGDTDTFTSMAVLYVAPKTIDGNLSDWSDADLVAVGRDNGQDGANLDKMYVSWDDQYLYIAIKTNNTGSWNVAYGIGIDVDPGTGNGYTSGGDSWGRNVEFANGFAVDYELYFWWGWDSGMGTDNFNTYTGSGWNYNSISGVGGSFAYTGDTSTGLQTLEIAIPWSALGGKRSRFAVMSWITGSSGSAVDSLPVDPAIDYTDIGNEWGDTDTFTSMLVGEWFLMADLTVGMSGPGVVGLNRNAVYNVTVRNEGSLPAQNASVAVYVNDTLAANWTISLGAGESRWFTFTWKPNATGLYTIRAVVDRENAIPEASESNNEFTMNVQVVWVGNIDVDGNPDDWVSPDITPNSYTVQDGYFIWRDAENDQKTDKDPYLPGGSSSHADLTEVGVTKDDRYVYFLFKFKDMSNIKIGDNGATFIAVPIDYKKGGGETFAGRMDTRTVIAWDIQMAINLGGKQYVGQTKATAPAGDSLTSLLYFIDPSGKVVKVDGAMVGIDLEENAIEVRVPVSVFEGAKEFSFQVATGFSYGEGVWNFGNDFADDGISDIVDTISTESTVKELADNVPDYYVRIRMDNIIEGGSVVSVKLQRLMAFQNAFVMHNRYYGVRHFEKDYGRYTELDGQLKNMPLTDDMTKRLNELENEVMDLLRLYNEGKELIDSPNYAFGASLKIYRAYTGLKKVVSEMEAMLEKAQSGELEREKYMQELAKNLTKTIDGNLDDWSVQPVAVDETGYGQDGANLKALYVDYDDQFLYIAITTENKASWRIAYGIALDYKDGGYTTGQDSWARKVSFSRGVDAQLYFFWNGEFFGDKGTGNITSAQFMLWNDGSWKYEELKWVGFYAYTGGAENGLQTLEIAIPWKALGVKPGEINVVAYVTGQGAGDSAVDSLPLQDAVKDTDPGQEWGDADTFTQFATVTIE from the coding sequence ATGTTAACCTTCGTTCTGTTGCTCGGTTTAGTGCCCACGTTTAGCGGCCTCGTCAGCGCCATGTACGGCACTAAAATCATAGACGGAAGCCTCAGCGACTGGACTTCCGCTGACCTCATAGCCGCTGGAAAGGACAACGGACAGGCCGGAGCCAACCTCGACAGGCTCTATGTTTCATGGGACGACCAGTACCTGTACATAGCCATCAAGACCAACAACACCGGAAGCTGGGACGTCGCTTACGGAATAGGAATAGACATCGACCCCGGAACCGGCAACGGTTACGTTTCCGGAGGAGATTCCTGGGGAAGAAGCGTTGAGTTCTCGAACGGCTTTGCTCCAGACTATGAGATTTACTTCTGGTGGGGCTGGGACAGCGGAATGGGAACTGATAACTTCAACACCTACACCGGAAGCGGCTGGAACTACAACAGCATCTCCGGCGTCGGTGGGAGCTTCGCCTACACCGGCGACACATCGACCGGCCTCCAAACGGTCGAGATAAAGATACCGTGGAGCGCCCTGGGAGGAAAGCCGGAGAAGGTAGCGGTGATGGCATGGGTCACTGGAAGCGGCGGCTCAGCGGTGGACAGCCTCCCCGTTGATCCGGCCATAGACTACACCGACATCGGAAACGAGTGGGGGGACACCGACACCTTCACCAGCATGGCGGTTCTCTACGTCGCTCCCAAGACCATAGACGGCAACCTGAGCGACTGGAGCGATGCCGACCTCGTGGCCGTTGGAAGGGACAACGGGCAGGATGGAGCGAACCTCGACAAGATGTACGTCTCCTGGGACGACCAGTACCTCTACATAGCCATCAAGACCAACAACACGGGAAGCTGGAACGTCGCTTATGGAATAGGAATAGACGTCGACCCTGGAACTGGCAACGGATACACGAGCGGCGGCGATTCATGGGGAAGGAACGTCGAGTTCGCCAACGGATTCGCCGTTGATTACGAACTCTACTTCTGGTGGGGCTGGGACAGCGGAATGGGAACTGATAACTTCAACACCTACACCGGAAGCGGCTGGAACTACAACAGCATCTCCGGCGTCGGTGGGAGCTTCGCCTACACCGGCGACACCTCAACGGGCCTTCAGACCCTTGAGATAGCCATTCCTTGGAGCGCCCTTGGAGGAAAGCGCTCCAGGTTCGCCGTTATGTCCTGGATAACCGGAAGCAGCGGCTCGGCCGTAGACAGCCTCCCCGTTGATCCGGCCATAGACTACACCGACATCGGAAACGAGTGGGGGGACACCGACACCTTCACCAGCATGCTCGTCGGCGAGTGGTTCCTGATGGCAGACCTGACCGTCGGCATGAGCGGACCCGGCGTGGTCGGCCTCAACAGGAACGCCGTCTACAACGTCACCGTCAGGAACGAGGGCTCCCTGCCTGCCCAGAACGCCAGCGTTGCCGTGTACGTGAACGACACCCTCGCGGCCAACTGGACGATAAGCCTTGGAGCCGGCGAGAGCAGGTGGTTCACCTTCACATGGAAGCCGAACGCCACCGGGCTCTACACGATAAGGGCCGTCGTGGACAGGGAGAACGCCATACCCGAGGCCAGCGAGAGCAACAACGAGTTCACCATGAACGTACAGGTCGTCTGGGTGGGCAACATAGACGTGGACGGCAACCCGGACGACTGGGTAAGCCCCGATATCACCCCCAATTCCTACACCGTCCAAGATGGGTACTTCATCTGGAGGGACGCCGAGAACGACCAGAAGACCGACAAAGACCCGTACCTTCCGGGCGGAAGCTCCTCCCACGCTGACCTCACCGAGGTCGGCGTCACCAAGGACGACCGCTACGTCTACTTCCTCTTCAAGTTCAAGGACATGAGCAACATCAAGATAGGCGACAACGGGGCGACCTTCATAGCGGTGCCGATAGACTACAAGAAGGGCGGGGGCGAGACCTTCGCGGGCAGAATGGACACCAGGACGGTCATAGCCTGGGACATTCAGATGGCAATCAACCTCGGAGGAAAGCAGTACGTCGGCCAGACCAAAGCGACCGCTCCAGCCGGGGACAGCCTGACCTCGCTGCTCTACTTCATCGACCCGAGCGGAAAGGTCGTGAAGGTCGATGGGGCGATGGTTGGAATAGACCTCGAGGAGAACGCCATTGAGGTAAGGGTCCCGGTCAGCGTCTTTGAGGGCGCGAAGGAGTTCAGCTTCCAGGTCGCGACCGGCTTCAGCTACGGCGAGGGCGTCTGGAACTTCGGAAACGACTTCGCGGACGACGGAATAAGCGACATCGTCGATACAATAAGCACCGAATCCACAGTCAAGGAGCTCGCCGACAACGTGCCCGACTACTACGTCCGCATAAGAATGGACAACATCATCGAGGGCGGAAGCGTCGTCTCCGTCAAGCTCCAGAGGCTCATGGCCTTCCAGAACGCTTTCGTGATGCACAACAGGTACTACGGAGTCAGGCACTTCGAGAAGGACTACGGCAGGTACACCGAACTCGACGGCCAGCTCAAGAACATGCCCCTGACCGATGACATGACGAAGAGGCTCAACGAACTCGAGAACGAGGTTATGGACCTTCTCAGGCTCTACAATGAGGGCAAGGAGCTCATAGACAGCCCGAACTACGCATTCGGAGCCTCACTCAAGATATACCGCGCCTACACCGGCCTCAAGAAGGTCGTCAGCGAGATGGAGGCCATGCTGGAGAAGGCCCAGAGTGGGGAGCTGGAGAGGGAGAAGTACATGCAGGAGCTCGCCAAGAACCTAACCAAGACCATAGACGGAAACCTCGACGACTGGAGCGTCCAGCCGGTGGCGGTCGATGAGACCGGCTACGGCCAGGACGGAGCGAACCTCAAGGCCCTCTACGTCGATTACGACGACCAGTTCCTCTACATCGCGATAACCACCGAGAACAAGGCCTCCTGGAGGATCGCCTACGGCATAGCCCTCGACTACAAGGACGGCGGCTACACTACCGGCCAGGACAGCTGGGCCAGGAAGGTGAGCTTCAGCAGGGGCGTCGATGCACAGCTCTACTTCTTCTGGAACGGCGAGTTCTTCGGCGACAAGGGAACGGGCAACATAACCAGCGCCCAGTTCATGCTCTGGAACGACGGAAGCTGGAAGTACGAGGAGCTCAAGTGGGTGGGCTTCTACGCCTACACCGGCGGGGCCGAGAACGGACTGCAGACGCTCGAGATAGCGATCCCGTGGAAGGCCCTCGGCGTCAAGCCCGGAGAGATAAACGTGGTCGCCTACGTCACAGGACAGGGTGCCGGCGATTCCGCCGTCGATTCACTGCCGCTCCAGGACGCGGTCAAGGACACCGACCCCGGACAGGAGTGGGGCGACGCAGATACCTTCACCCAGTTCGCGACGGTCACCATAGAGTGA
- a CDS encoding alpha-amylase/4-alpha-glucanotransferase domain-containing protein: protein MPMVNFIFGIHNHQPLGNFGWVFESAYDRSYRPFMETLEEYPNMKAAVHISGPLLEWLAENKPEHIELIRSLVKKGQLEIVVAGFYEPVLAAIPKDDRIEQITLLKDFAKKLGYDARGVWLTERVWQPELVKSLREAGIEYVIVDDYHFMSAGLSKEELYWPYYTEDGGEVIAVFPIDEKLRYLIPFRPVEKTVEYLHSIDNGDESRVAVFHDDGEKFGVWPGTYEWVYEKGWLREFFDRISSDERINLTLYSEYLARFKPRGLVYLPIASYFEMSEWSLPAKQAKLFVEFVEKLKGQGQFEKYRVFVRGGIWKNFFFKYPESNYMHKRMLMVSKLVRDNPEARRFILRAQCNDAYWHGVFGGVYLPHLRRAVWENIIRANGFASTGSFVRDIDFDGRDEVFIEDENFYAVFKPAYGGALFELSSKKKAVNYNDVLARRWEHYHEVPEAATPEEEDGDGVASIHEVGRKIPDEIRRELAYDDRMRAILQDHFLDPETALEEYRLNRHIELGDFVTGAYDYSLFEGGVTLERDGTVSGRPARVEKSFRLAEDGFIVDYTVGSEVKALFGVELNLAVHSVMEQPEEFEAEKFEVNDPYGIGKVGIELDKKAKVWKYPIKTLSQSEAGWDFVQQGVSYTLLFPVDGELRFRLRFREL, encoded by the coding sequence TTGCCAATGGTGAACTTCATCTTCGGGATTCACAACCATCAGCCCCTCGGAAACTTCGGCTGGGTCTTCGAGAGCGCCTACGACCGCTCCTACAGGCCCTTCATGGAGACACTGGAGGAGTATCCGAACATGAAGGCCGCGGTCCACATAAGCGGCCCGCTCCTTGAGTGGCTGGCCGAGAACAAGCCCGAGCACATCGAGCTAATCCGCTCACTGGTGAAGAAGGGGCAGCTGGAGATAGTCGTGGCGGGCTTCTACGAGCCCGTCCTGGCCGCCATTCCAAAGGATGACAGGATTGAACAGATAACCCTTCTGAAGGACTTTGCGAAGAAACTCGGCTACGACGCCAGGGGCGTCTGGCTCACCGAGCGCGTCTGGCAGCCCGAACTCGTCAAGAGCCTCCGCGAGGCGGGAATCGAGTACGTCATCGTCGATGACTACCACTTCATGAGTGCCGGCCTGAGCAAGGAGGAGCTGTACTGGCCGTACTACACCGAGGATGGCGGGGAGGTCATTGCGGTCTTCCCGATAGACGAGAAGCTCCGCTACCTCATCCCGTTCCGCCCGGTTGAGAAGACCGTTGAGTACCTCCACAGCATTGACAACGGTGACGAGAGCAGGGTCGCGGTGTTCCACGACGACGGTGAGAAGTTCGGTGTCTGGCCGGGGACGTACGAGTGGGTCTACGAGAAGGGCTGGCTCAGGGAGTTCTTTGACAGGATTTCGAGCGATGAGAGAATAAATCTAACGCTTTACTCCGAGTACCTCGCGAGGTTCAAGCCCCGCGGGCTGGTTTACCTCCCGATAGCCTCCTACTTCGAGATGAGTGAGTGGTCCTTGCCCGCAAAGCAGGCGAAGCTCTTCGTGGAGTTCGTTGAAAAGCTCAAGGGACAGGGCCAGTTCGAGAAGTACCGCGTCTTCGTCAGGGGTGGGATATGGAAGAACTTCTTCTTCAAGTATCCTGAGAGCAACTACATGCACAAGAGGATGCTCATGGTGAGCAAGCTTGTGAGGGACAACCCAGAGGCTAGGAGGTTCATCCTCAGGGCCCAGTGCAACGACGCCTACTGGCACGGGGTCTTCGGGGGGGTCTACCTCCCGCACCTCCGCAGGGCTGTCTGGGAGAACATAATAAGGGCCAACGGCTTCGCCTCCACAGGCAGCTTCGTCCGCGACATAGACTTTGACGGTCGTGATGAGGTATTCATCGAGGACGAGAACTTCTACGCGGTCTTCAAGCCAGCCTACGGGGGAGCCCTTTTCGAGCTCAGCTCAAAGAAAAAGGCGGTAAACTACAACGACGTTCTCGCGAGGCGCTGGGAGCACTACCACGAGGTTCCCGAGGCGGCCACTCCAGAGGAGGAAGACGGGGATGGCGTGGCGAGCATACACGAGGTCGGCAGGAAAATCCCGGACGAGATAAGACGTGAACTTGCCTACGACGACCGCATGAGGGCCATCCTGCAGGACCACTTCCTCGACCCGGAGACGGCACTCGAGGAGTATCGCCTCAACAGGCACATCGAGCTCGGGGACTTCGTGACGGGTGCCTATGACTACAGCCTTTTTGAGGGCGGCGTCACCCTCGAAAGGGACGGAACCGTCTCCGGAAGGCCGGCGAGGGTGGAAAAGTCCTTCCGCCTGGCAGAGGACGGCTTTATCGTGGATTACACCGTGGGGAGTGAAGTCAAAGCCCTCTTCGGCGTTGAGCTGAACCTGGCCGTCCACAGCGTCATGGAACAGCCGGAAGAGTTCGAGGCCGAGAAGTTCGAGGTGAACGACCCGTATGGCATCGGAAAGGTAGGGATAGAGCTCGACAAAAAGGCAAAGGTCTGGAAGTACCCGATAAAGACCCTCAGCCAGAGCGAAGCCGGCTGGGACTTCGTGCAGCAGGGCGTCAGCTATACTCTGCTGTTCCCGGTGGATGGGGAGCTGAGGTTCAGGCTGAGGTTCAGGGAGCTCTGA